One genomic region from Sphingomicrobium aestuariivivum encodes:
- a CDS encoding lipoprotein-releasing ABC transporter permease subunit, which yields MILSAHERMIARRYLLPHKGEGFIFLVAGFSVVAVALGVFALISVMSVMNGFRADLFDRIVGLNGHAIVQGYDGRLDDWEAIAEEATSLPGVVEATPLIEQPLMASSNGRVEGILLRGVRVEDIRSNKLITENVTAGSIADLRPGTNNVAIGGRLANALGAYPGAEISLISPEGRSTPVGTVPRIVTYRVAAIFEVGVYDYDKAFVVMPIEDAQTMLMLGDAVAMVEIEVDEPDKVNDIVAPLQQTIAGKGVMVDWRQMNSALFEALEVERVVMFVVLCIIILVAAFNIASSLIMLVRAKRRDIAILRTMGASRAGMTRIFMSVGLIIGAVGIILGAILAAIFLFFRQSVVNFIQLVSGAELWDPSVRFLSELPSKTDPFEVAAIILVTILLVFLATLFPARKAAATDPVEVLRYE from the coding sequence ATGATCCTTTCCGCCCATGAGCGCATGATCGCTCGCCGCTACCTGCTGCCGCACAAGGGCGAGGGCTTCATCTTCCTCGTCGCCGGCTTTTCGGTGGTGGCGGTCGCCTTGGGCGTCTTCGCGCTGATCAGCGTGATGAGCGTCATGAACGGCTTTCGCGCCGACCTGTTCGACCGCATCGTCGGCCTCAACGGCCACGCCATCGTGCAGGGCTATGACGGGCGCCTCGATGACTGGGAGGCGATCGCCGAGGAGGCGACCAGCCTGCCGGGCGTGGTCGAGGCCACCCCGCTGATCGAGCAGCCGCTGATGGCGTCCTCCAACGGGCGCGTCGAAGGCATCCTCCTGCGCGGCGTCCGGGTCGAGGATATCCGCTCTAACAAGCTCATCACCGAGAATGTCACAGCGGGCAGCATCGCCGACCTCCGGCCCGGCACCAACAATGTCGCCATCGGCGGTCGCCTCGCCAATGCGCTCGGCGCCTATCCGGGCGCGGAGATCTCGCTGATCAGCCCGGAGGGGCGCTCGACCCCCGTCGGCACCGTGCCGCGCATCGTCACCTATCGCGTCGCCGCCATCTTCGAGGTCGGCGTCTACGATTATGACAAGGCGTTCGTGGTCATGCCGATCGAGGATGCGCAGACCATGCTCATGCTCGGCGATGCCGTGGCGATGGTCGAGATCGAGGTCGACGAGCCCGACAAGGTCAACGACATCGTCGCGCCATTGCAGCAGACGATCGCGGGCAAGGGCGTGATGGTCGATTGGCGCCAGATGAACTCGGCCCTGTTCGAGGCCCTCGAGGTCGAACGCGTCGTCATGTTCGTCGTGCTGTGCATCATCATCCTCGTCGCCGCCTTCAACATTGCCTCCTCGCTCATCATGCTGGTGCGCGCCAAGCGGCGCGACATCGCCATCCTGCGCACCATGGGGGCGAGCCGCGCAGGGATGACCCGCATCTTCATGTCGGTCGGCCTCATCATCGGCGCGGTCGGCATCATCCTCGGCGCCATCCTCGCTGCGATCTTCCTCTTCTTCCGCCAGTCGGTGGTCAATTTCATCCAGCTCGTCTCGGGCGCCGAATTGTGGGATCCCAGCGTGCGTTTCCTATCGGAACTGCCATCGAAGACCGATCCCTTCGAGGTCGCCGCGATCATCCTCGTGACGATCCTCCTGGTGTTCCTCGCCACCCTGTTCCCGGCGCGCAAGGCCGCCGCCACCGATCCCGTCGAGGTGCTGCGTTATGAGTGA
- a CDS encoding ABC transporter ATP-binding protein — MSEPVLHTEGLRRSFTQGHVTIEVLRGVDLTIQPGEIVGLLGPSGAGKSTLLQAVGLLEGGFEGSIMINGVEAAQLSQHERTEMRRDTLGFVYQFHHLLPDFDASENVILPQLIHGASREEAEDRAAELLTRLGLGERLDHRPSKLSGGEQQRVAVARALANRPPLILADEPTGNLDEATSERVFAAFLELTRAEGSAALVATHNEALAARMDRVVRLHDGKLGPGLTF; from the coding sequence ATGAGTGAGCCGGTTCTCCATACCGAAGGACTGCGCCGCAGTTTCACGCAAGGTCATGTCACCATCGAGGTGCTGCGCGGGGTCGACCTCACCATCCAGCCGGGCGAGATCGTCGGGCTTTTGGGGCCCTCGGGCGCGGGCAAGTCGACACTCCTGCAGGCTGTCGGTCTCCTCGAAGGCGGCTTCGAGGGCTCGATCATGATCAACGGCGTCGAGGCCGCGCAGCTGTCGCAGCATGAGCGCACCGAGATGCGCCGCGACACGCTGGGCTTCGTCTACCAGTTCCACCACCTGCTTCCCGACTTCGATGCGAGCGAGAATGTCATCCTGCCGCAGCTCATCCACGGCGCCAGCCGCGAGGAGGCCGAGGATCGCGCCGCCGAACTGCTGACCCGCCTCGGGCTCGGCGAGCGCCTCGACCATCGCCCGTCCAAGCTGTCGGGGGGCGAACAGCAGCGCGTCGCGGTCGCCCGCGCGCTGGCCAACCGCCCCCCGCTGATCCTCGCCGACGAGCCCACCGGCAACCTCGACGAGGCGACCAGCGAACGCGTTTTCGCCGCCTTCCTCGAGCTAACCCGCGCCGAAGGCTCGGCCGCGCTGGTGGCGACCCACAACGAGGCGCTGGCCGCGCGGATGGACCGCGTGGTACGCCTCCATGACGGCAAGTTGGGACCGGGGCTGACGTTCTAG
- the dnaE gene encoding DNA polymerase III subunit alpha, producing the protein MVYVPLRNFSSFTMLEGAIEPKDLAAKTKALGFPAAGLCDRNGLYAAMGFSKAAMDEGVQPVIGTLLAVMRPEGLGPAGTIDWLPLFAQDEAGYDNLCRLVSAAHLDRPVEQDAHVTFDLLAERTEGLIALSGGGEGGIARLFAEGQDDKAKALADKLAGLFPGRFYIELSRRGNASEQAAEEKLLDLAYATDLPLVATNPAQYDTPDFHAAHDAMLCIANSSQVDNPDRPTSSSEAWLKPAATMEELFADLPEALANSGVIAQRCAVAAPNRRPILPKMSDDEDEALKKAAHDGLTARLDAIEKVRGPQPDGWRDPYVERLDYELDIINRMGFPGYFLIVADFIQWAKDHDIPVGPGRGSGAGSAVAWALLITDLDPLELKLLFERFLNPERVSMPDFDIDFCETHRDKVISYVQQKYGRDKVAQIITFGRLKARAVLKDTGRVLQMSYGHVDRLAKLVPNLPADPWDLKRALNGVSELAAEVKSDSDVKRLFDLATKLEGLPRHSSTHAAGVVIGDRPLDRLVPLYRDPRSDMPVTQFDMKHVEQAGLVKFDFLGLKTLSVLKEGARLCAKKGVTVDYSTLPWDDEEVYKLLQRGDTVGVFQLESEGMRRTLAAVRPTNFGDIIALVSLYRPGPMDNIPLFGDRKNGRAEIEYPHPLLKDVLAETYGIFVYQEQVMQAAQVLAGYSLGDADLLRRAMGKKIQAEMDKQRARFVEGAAKNDISAAKANELFDIIDKFAGYGFNKSHAAAYALVAYHTAWLKVHHPAEFYAASMTYDMNLTDKLALFVDDCRRSGIDVAPPAINEAMAEFDVQDGQVRYALGALKGVGEKAMEQLTAERDANGRFASLEEFADRIDPRLLNRRQLEALASAGSFDELNPDRASVHAGAETILKHAQQAAGERESGQGGLFGGADAEPEVAAIRLPQAEWKLAERMNAERDAFGFYFSSHPVEAHAHLLAAHKVKRHSELQELKVEPGSRANVRMAGLVEEARWRTSQRGRRYLMMTLSDPSGQFTSMCFDDDASEAIEEAAKSGEPGLITAELDRREGEDEVRVTVKAFKPFSKLDTNNRLRLDVTLTDASQAGLLADALPTGDRGAVYVTVKVADGREAVLLLGRDYKLDPDLADRLQRQLGEDNVKLSAAINEGPRLAYSAAG; encoded by the coding sequence ATGGTTTATGTCCCGCTGCGCAACTTCTCGAGCTTCACGATGCTCGAGGGGGCGATCGAGCCCAAGGATCTGGCTGCCAAGACCAAGGCGCTGGGATTTCCGGCGGCGGGCCTGTGCGACCGCAACGGCCTTTATGCAGCAATGGGCTTTTCCAAGGCCGCGATGGACGAGGGCGTGCAGCCCGTCATCGGCACGCTGCTCGCGGTCATGCGCCCCGAGGGGCTGGGCCCCGCCGGCACCATCGACTGGCTCCCGCTCTTCGCGCAGGACGAGGCGGGCTATGACAATCTCTGCCGTCTCGTCTCGGCCGCGCACCTCGACCGTCCGGTCGAACAGGACGCGCATGTCACCTTCGACCTCCTCGCGGAACGCACCGAGGGGCTGATCGCGCTGTCGGGCGGCGGGGAGGGGGGCATCGCTCGCCTCTTCGCCGAGGGGCAGGACGACAAGGCGAAAGCGCTCGCCGACAAGCTGGCAGGGCTGTTTCCGGGCCGTTTCTACATCGAGCTCTCGCGCCGCGGCAACGCGAGCGAACAGGCCGCCGAGGAAAAGCTTCTCGACCTTGCCTATGCGACCGACCTGCCGCTCGTCGCGACCAACCCCGCGCAATATGACACGCCCGACTTCCACGCGGCGCATGACGCGATGCTGTGCATCGCCAATTCCTCACAGGTCGACAATCCCGACCGCCCGACCTCCTCGTCGGAGGCCTGGCTCAAGCCAGCCGCGACGATGGAGGAACTGTTCGCCGACCTGCCCGAGGCGCTCGCCAATTCGGGCGTGATCGCGCAGCGCTGCGCCGTCGCCGCCCCCAACCGCCGTCCCATCCTTCCCAAGATGAGTGATGACGAGGACGAGGCGCTCAAGAAGGCTGCGCATGACGGCCTCACCGCGCGCCTCGATGCCATCGAAAAGGTGCGCGGCCCCCAGCCGGACGGTTGGCGCGACCCCTATGTCGAGCGGCTCGATTACGAGCTCGACATCATCAACCGCATGGGCTTTCCCGGCTACTTCCTGATCGTTGCCGACTTCATCCAGTGGGCCAAGGATCATGACATCCCCGTGGGGCCGGGGCGTGGTTCGGGCGCGGGCTCGGCGGTGGCCTGGGCGCTGCTCATCACCGACCTCGATCCGCTCGAACTGAAGCTGCTCTTCGAACGCTTCCTCAACCCCGAACGCGTGTCGATGCCCGACTTCGACATCGACTTCTGCGAAACCCATCGCGACAAGGTCATCAGCTACGTCCAGCAGAAATATGGCCGCGACAAGGTGGCGCAGATCATCACCTTCGGGCGCCTCAAGGCACGCGCGGTGCTGAAGGACACCGGCCGCGTCCTCCAGATGAGCTACGGCCATGTCGACCGTCTCGCCAAGCTCGTGCCCAACCTTCCCGCCGACCCGTGGGACCTCAAACGGGCATTGAACGGCGTCAGCGAACTCGCCGCCGAGGTGAAGTCCGACAGCGACGTCAAGCGCCTGTTCGACCTCGCGACCAAGCTCGAAGGCCTGCCGCGCCACTCCTCGACCCACGCCGCGGGCGTTGTCATCGGCGACCGGCCCCTCGATCGCCTCGTCCCGCTCTACCGCGACCCGCGCTCGGACATGCCGGTCACCCAGTTCGACATGAAGCATGTCGAGCAGGCCGGCCTCGTCAAATTCGACTTTCTCGGCCTGAAGACCCTGTCGGTCCTCAAGGAAGGCGCGCGCCTGTGTGCCAAGAAGGGCGTCACCGTCGATTATTCGACGCTGCCGTGGGACGATGAAGAGGTCTACAAGCTGCTCCAGCGCGGCGACACGGTCGGCGTCTTCCAGCTGGAATCGGAGGGCATGCGCCGCACGCTCGCTGCCGTCCGCCCGACCAATTTCGGCGACATCATCGCGCTTGTCTCGCTCTATCGCCCGGGCCCGATGGACAACATCCCGCTCTTTGGTGACCGCAAGAACGGCCGCGCCGAGATCGAATATCCGCATCCGCTGCTGAAGGACGTGCTGGCCGAGACCTACGGCATCTTCGTCTACCAGGAACAGGTGATGCAGGCCGCGCAGGTGCTCGCCGGCTACAGCCTCGGCGACGCCGACTTGCTGCGTCGCGCGATGGGCAAGAAGATCCAGGCCGAGATGGACAAGCAGCGCGCCCGCTTCGTCGAGGGCGCGGCCAAGAATGACATCAGCGCCGCCAAGGCAAACGAGCTGTTCGACATCATCGACAAGTTCGCCGGCTACGGCTTCAACAAGAGCCACGCCGCGGCCTACGCGCTCGTCGCCTATCACACCGCCTGGCTCAAGGTGCATCACCCGGCAGAATTCTACGCCGCTTCGATGACCTACGACATGAACCTCACGGACAAGCTCGCCTTGTTCGTCGACGATTGTCGCCGTTCGGGCATCGATGTCGCCCCGCCCGCGATCAACGAGGCGATGGCCGAGTTCGACGTGCAGGACGGCCAGGTCCGCTACGCCCTCGGCGCCCTCAAGGGCGTGGGCGAAAAGGCGATGGAACAGCTCACCGCCGAGCGCGACGCCAATGGCAGGTTTGCCAGCCTCGAGGAATTTGCCGACCGCATCGACCCGCGCCTCCTCAACCGCCGCCAGCTCGAAGCGCTCGCCAGCGCGGGCAGCTTCGACGAGCTGAATCCGGACCGCGCGTCGGTCCACGCCGGCGCCGAGACCATCCTCAAACATGCCCAGCAGGCCGCGGGTGAGCGCGAGAGCGGGCAGGGCGGCCTGTTCGGCGGCGCCGATGCCGAGCCCGAAGTCGCGGCAATCCGCCTGCCGCAGGCCGAATGGAAGCTCGCCGAACGGATGAATGCCGAGCGCGATGCCTTCGGTTTCTATTTCTCCTCGCACCCCGTGGAGGCACACGCCCACCTCCTCGCCGCGCACAAGGTCAAACGGCACAGCGAATTGCAGGAGCTGAAGGTCGAACCCGGCAGCCGCGCCAATGTGCGCATGGCGGGTCTCGTCGAGGAAGCGCGCTGGCGCACCTCGCAGCGCGGACGACGCTATCTCATGATGACATTGTCCGATCCCTCGGGCCAGTTCACGAGCATGTGCTTTGACGATGATGCCTCCGAGGCCATCGAGGAGGCCGCCAAGTCGGGCGAACCCGGCCTCATCACTGCCGAACTCGACCGTCGCGAGGGCGAAGACGAGGTGCGCGTCACGGTGAAGGCGTTCAAGCCCTTCTCCAAGCTCGACACCAACAATCGCCTCCGACTCGACGTCACGCTGACCGACGCCTCACAGGCGGGGCTGCTCGCCGATGCACTGCCGACGGGTGATCGCGGCGCGGTCTATGTCACGGTGAAGGTCGCCGACGGACGCGAGGCGGTGCTGCTGCTCGGGCGCGACTACAAACTCGATCCCGACCTCGCCGACCGGCTCCAGCGCCAGCTCGGCGAGGATAATGTAAAGCTCTCCGCCGCCATCAACGAGGGCCCGCGGCTCGCTTATTCGGCCGCCGGCTAG
- the alaS gene encoding alanine--tRNA ligase has protein sequence MTSTNDIRRSFLDYFEAQGHEKVPSAPLVPHNDPTLMFVNAGMVPFKNVFTGLESRDYSTATSSQKCVRAGGKHNDLDNVGYTARHHTFFEMLGNFSFGDYFKEQAITHAWTLLTKEWGLPADKLTATVYHTDDEAFDLWRKISGLPEERIIRIATKDNFWAMGSDGPCGPCSEIFYDHGEHIFGGPPGSPDEDGDRFVEIWNLVFMQHMQASDEIVGDLPNKSIDTGMGLERIAAVMQGVHDNYDIDLFKALIAASEELTKTDSEGERQASHRVIADHLRSSSFLIADGVLPANEGRGYVLRRIMRRAMRHAHILGAHDPLMHRLVPELVSEMGGAFPELVRAQALIEQTLEAEEVRFRRTLANGLKLLDEAKSGMGEGEKLSGETAFKLYDTYGFPYDLTEDALRREGLGVDREGFDAAMAKQKEAARAAWKGSGAQASEEVWFDLADKNGATEFTGYTATSGEGVVQAIVKDGAVVDSASEGEDVQILLNQTPFYGESGGQVGDAGQLSTNEGFLAIVEDTAKPLGKLHALRAKIAKGSVKVGDTLHQEVDDGRRDRVRANHSATHLVHAALRGILGEHVTQKGSLVAPDRLRFDFAHPNALTADEIAAIEAEVNEEIRANESVGTQLMAPDEAVEAGALALFGEKYGDEVRVLSMGRKTDRHYSVELCGGTHVRATGDIQLFKIISESAVSSGVRRIEALTGEAARQWLLDRDAKLRSAAASLKAAPDEVPARIAALVENARKLEKELAEAKKALAMGSGAAGGDAGPEDVGGVKFLGKSVEGLEPKELRPTIDEMKGQLGSGVAALVAVNDGRASVAVGVTDDLKGDISAVDMVRAAVEKLGGKGGGGRPDMAQGGGPDGDKADEALAAVKETLASVSA, from the coding sequence ATGACCTCGACCAACGATATTCGCCGCAGCTTCCTCGACTATTTCGAAGCGCAGGGCCACGAAAAGGTGCCGAGCGCGCCGCTCGTTCCGCACAACGATCCCACGCTGATGTTCGTCAACGCCGGCATGGTGCCCTTCAAGAATGTGTTTACGGGCCTCGAGAGCCGCGACTATTCGACCGCGACAAGCAGCCAGAAGTGCGTGCGCGCCGGCGGCAAGCATAACGACCTCGACAATGTCGGCTATACCGCGCGCCACCATACCTTCTTCGAAATGCTCGGGAATTTCTCGTTCGGCGATTATTTCAAGGAGCAGGCGATCACCCATGCGTGGACGCTGTTGACGAAGGAATGGGGCCTTCCCGCCGACAAGCTCACCGCGACCGTCTATCACACCGATGACGAGGCGTTCGACCTGTGGCGCAAGATTTCGGGCCTTCCCGAAGAGCGCATCATCCGCATCGCCACCAAAGACAATTTCTGGGCGATGGGCTCGGACGGTCCGTGCGGGCCGTGCAGCGAAATCTTCTACGACCATGGCGAGCATATCTTCGGTGGCCCCCCGGGCAGCCCCGACGAGGATGGCGACCGTTTCGTCGAGATCTGGAATCTCGTCTTCATGCAGCACATGCAGGCGAGCGACGAGATCGTCGGCGACCTGCCCAACAAGTCGATCGACACCGGCATGGGCCTCGAGCGCATCGCCGCGGTGATGCAGGGCGTGCATGACAATTACGACATCGACCTGTTCAAGGCGCTGATTGCCGCGTCGGAAGAGCTGACGAAGACCGACAGCGAGGGCGAACGTCAGGCGAGCCACCGCGTGATCGCCGATCACCTGCGCTCGTCCAGCTTCCTCATCGCCGACGGCGTGCTGCCCGCCAACGAGGGCCGCGGCTATGTCCTTCGCCGCATCATGCGCCGCGCCATGCGCCATGCGCATATCCTCGGCGCGCATGACCCGCTGATGCACCGCCTCGTGCCCGAACTCGTCAGCGAGATGGGCGGGGCCTTCCCCGAACTGGTCCGTGCACAGGCACTGATCGAGCAGACGCTCGAGGCCGAGGAAGTGCGCTTCCGCCGGACGCTGGCCAACGGCCTCAAGCTGCTCGACGAAGCCAAGTCGGGCATGGGCGAGGGCGAGAAGCTGTCGGGCGAGACCGCCTTCAAGCTCTACGACACCTATGGCTTCCCCTACGATCTCACCGAGGACGCGCTGCGCCGCGAAGGCCTCGGGGTGGACCGCGAGGGCTTCGATGCCGCCATGGCCAAGCAGAAGGAAGCCGCGCGCGCCGCCTGGAAAGGCTCGGGCGCCCAGGCTTCCGAGGAAGTCTGGTTCGACCTTGCCGACAAGAATGGCGCGACCGAATTCACCGGCTACACCGCCACCAGCGGTGAAGGCGTGGTGCAGGCCATCGTCAAGGATGGCGCGGTCGTCGACAGCGCGTCCGAGGGCGAGGACGTCCAGATCCTTCTCAACCAGACGCCTTTCTATGGCGAGAGCGGCGGGCAGGTCGGCGATGCCGGCCAACTCAGCACCAACGAGGGCTTCCTCGCCATCGTCGAGGACACCGCCAAGCCGCTCGGCAAGCTTCACGCCCTGCGCGCGAAGATCGCCAAGGGGTCGGTCAAGGTCGGCGACACGCTCCACCAGGAAGTCGATGACGGTCGCCGCGACCGCGTCCGGGCCAACCACTCGGCCACCCACCTCGTCCATGCCGCGCTGCGCGGCATCCTCGGCGAACATGTCACGCAGAAGGGTAGCCTCGTGGCGCCCGACCGCCTGCGCTTCGACTTCGCCCATCCCAATGCGCTGACCGCCGACGAGATCGCCGCCATCGAGGCCGAGGTGAACGAGGAAATCCGCGCCAACGAGAGCGTCGGCACCCAGCTCATGGCTCCCGACGAGGCGGTCGAGGCGGGCGCGCTGGCGCTGTTCGGCGAAAAATATGGCGACGAGGTCCGCGTCCTGTCGATGGGCCGCAAGACGGATCGGCACTATTCGGTCGAACTGTGTGGCGGGACCCATGTCCGCGCTACCGGGGATATCCAGCTGTTCAAGATCATCTCGGAAAGCGCGGTCTCGTCGGGCGTTCGCCGCATCGAGGCGCTGACCGGCGAGGCAGCCCGCCAGTGGCTCCTGGACCGCGATGCCAAGCTGCGCTCTGCGGCGGCGAGCCTCAAGGCGGCGCCCGACGAAGTGCCGGCCCGCATTGCCGCGCTGGTCGAGAATGCCCGCAAGCTGGAAAAGGAACTGGCCGAGGCCAAGAAGGCGCTCGCCATGGGCAGCGGCGCTGCTGGCGGCGATGCCGGTCCCGAAGACGTCGGCGGGGTGAAATTCCTCGGCAAGTCGGTCGAGGGATTGGAGCCCAAGGAATTGCGTCCGACCATCGACGAGATGAAGGGCCAACTCGGCTCGGGCGTCGCGGCGCTGGTCGCGGTCAATGACGGCCGCGCCTCGGTCGCGGTCGGGGTGACCGACGACCTCAAGGGTGACATCAGCGCGGTCGACATGGTCCGCGCCGCGGTCGAGAAGCTCGGCGGCAAGGGCGGCGGTGGCCGTCCCGACATGGCGCAGGGCGGCGGTCCCGACGGCGACAAGGCGGACGAAGCGCTCGCCGCGGTCAAGGAAACGCTGGCCAGCGTCTCGGCCTAG
- a CDS encoding cation:proton antiporter domain-containing protein, whose translation MAGELHLDGLGDALVILGAAGIVIPAFARFKINPVIGFILVGIVTGPFALGALSGEVRWLRHFTIDDPEAIRPFADFGVILLLFAIGLELSFKRLWTLRRMVFGIGAAELIITASIFGAVLLFFIGWEMKSAAALGLALAMSSTALVLPISGTQSPVGRAALAMLLFEDVALVPMLFVFGTVGGADVDGLRAVLISGAIAVFGILLVGRFALPALFAQAARAKSPEGFFAISLLTVILAAVATSVAGLSPIMGALLAGMLIAETEYHSEVEVVMAPLRGLGLGVFLISIGMLIDVPEILQQWPLLITGLASVIGVKALVTGFLLRVAGARRGVAAETGILMASPSETTLILLGAAGTAGVLAMDTVSFWSAVTALGLTITPFLADLGRFAGRRVEKDASAIELEEDPAKGRTVIFGFGRVGQMIAEMLTEHDRPYLAVENDIDAVRLHRTQGYTVLYGDVARPDILEKLKLGHAAALVLTMDDPVLTARLTQAIRKDHPDLPIIARARDSEHAAKLYKAGVTDAVPEALEASLQLSEAVLVDIGLAMGPVIASIHEKRSVLRERIMQDGGLDAEPSLGKRRE comes from the coding sequence ATGGCAGGCGAACTCCATCTCGACGGGCTAGGCGATGCGCTGGTGATCCTCGGTGCGGCGGGGATCGTCATCCCCGCCTTTGCCCGCTTCAAGATCAACCCCGTCATCGGTTTCATCCTCGTCGGCATCGTCACCGGCCCCTTCGCGCTCGGTGCGCTGTCGGGCGAGGTGCGCTGGCTTCGGCATTTCACCATCGACGATCCCGAGGCGATCCGGCCCTTCGCCGACTTCGGCGTCATCCTCCTGCTCTTCGCCATCGGCCTCGAACTCAGCTTCAAGCGCCTCTGGACCTTGAGACGCATGGTGTTCGGCATCGGTGCGGCCGAGCTCATCATCACTGCCTCGATCTTCGGCGCGGTGCTGCTCTTCTTCATCGGCTGGGAAATGAAGAGCGCCGCCGCCCTCGGGCTCGCGCTCGCCATGTCCTCGACCGCGCTGGTGCTGCCCATCTCGGGTACGCAAAGTCCCGTCGGACGCGCCGCGCTGGCGATGCTCCTGTTCGAGGATGTGGCGCTCGTCCCCATGCTGTTCGTCTTCGGCACCGTCGGCGGCGCCGATGTCGACGGCCTCCGCGCCGTCCTCATCAGCGGTGCCATCGCCGTTTTCGGCATCCTCCTCGTCGGCCGCTTCGCGCTCCCCGCCCTCTTCGCCCAGGCGGCGCGCGCCAAGAGCCCCGAGGGCTTCTTCGCCATTTCGCTGCTCACCGTGATCCTTGCCGCCGTCGCCACCTCGGTCGCGGGCCTGTCGCCGATCATGGGCGCGCTGCTCGCCGGCATGCTGATCGCCGAGACCGAATATCATTCGGAAGTGGAGGTGGTGATGGCACCGCTCCGGGGCCTCGGCCTCGGCGTCTTCCTGATCTCGATCGGCATGCTCATCGACGTGCCCGAAATCCTCCAGCAATGGCCGCTCCTCATCACCGGGCTGGCAAGCGTGATCGGTGTGAAGGCGCTGGTGACCGGCTTTCTCCTCCGCGTTGCCGGCGCGCGGCGCGGCGTTGCCGCCGAGACCGGTATCCTCATGGCGAGCCCGTCCGAGACGACCCTCATCCTGCTCGGCGCTGCCGGCACGGCGGGCGTGCTGGCGATGGACACGGTCAGCTTCTGGTCGGCGGTCACCGCCTTGGGCCTCACCATCACCCCCTTCCTCGCCGACCTCGGCCGCTTCGCTGGCCGCCGCGTCGAGAAGGACGCCTCGGCCATCGAGCTCGAGGAGGATCCCGCCAAGGGCCGCACGGTCATTTTCGGCTTCGGCCGCGTCGGCCAGATGATCGCCGAGATGCTGACCGAGCATGACCGCCCCTATCTCGCGGTCGAGAATGACATCGACGCCGTCCGGCTCCACCGCACGCAGGGCTATACCGTCCTCTATGGCGACGTCGCCCGCCCCGACATCCTCGAGAAGCTCAAACTCGGCCATGCCGCCGCGCTCGTGCTGACGATGGACGATCCCGTCCTCACCGCGCGGCTGACGCAGGCGATCCGCAAGGACCATCCGGACCTGCCGATCATCGCCCGTGCCCGCGACAGCGAGCATGCCGCCAAGCTCTACAAGGCCGGCGTCACCGACGCCGTGCCCGAAGCGCTCGAGGCCTCGCTCCAGCTATCCGAAGCCGTGCTCGTCGACATCGGCCTGGCGATGGGCCCCGTCATCGCCTCGATCCACGAGAAGCGCAGCGTGCTGCGCGAGCGGATCATGCAGGACGGCGGGCTCGACGCCGAACCGAGCCTCGGCAAGAGACGCGAATAG